Proteins found in one Spirochaetales bacterium genomic segment:
- a CDS encoding SpoIIE family protein phosphatase, which produces MKTHDINIILVEDNPGDARLIKEALSESEKIGATIEHVVRMSELIDRFKERTFDLIILDLTLPDATGLETVRRTNSLAPETPIVVLSGLTDEELAIKAVQEGAQDYLVKGQADSRVLERVILYALERNQARIRIGALRDELQRALLEIDEELEISANIQRRIIQQNIPDKWAKRTSVYYAFAKKIGGDLFDIIPINDLTTAFVIADGSGHNVHAAFLSIMFKLSLRHQVFSSKGPAELIEGINTELQPYFLENMFFTSFAAWVDEQSNRLVYSTAGHPAQYLLSPKRDKIFRLKNDGIPLCINLNTEYEVSSVSIEKGDKLVLFTDGIYAWLDDCGERFCEQSLVGILREHMALKPEALKQKIIKNKESVEGEIIGDYSDCIDDAILIVAEL; this is translated from the coding sequence GTGAAAACTCACGACATCAATATCATTTTGGTTGAAGACAATCCGGGCGATGCGCGCCTAATCAAGGAAGCTCTTTCCGAAAGCGAAAAAATCGGCGCCACCATCGAACACGTCGTCCGCATGAGCGAACTGATCGACCGGTTCAAAGAGCGTACCTTCGATCTTATTATCCTCGATCTGACGCTTCCGGATGCAACGGGGCTCGAAACGGTCCGCCGGACGAATTCGCTCGCCCCTGAAACACCGATCGTTGTCCTCTCCGGACTCACCGACGAAGAACTGGCGATAAAGGCCGTCCAGGAAGGCGCGCAGGATTACCTCGTCAAAGGCCAGGCGGACAGCCGTGTACTGGAGAGGGTCATTCTCTACGCACTCGAAAGAAACCAGGCGCGCATCAGGATCGGCGCTTTGAGGGACGAACTCCAGCGGGCCCTGCTTGAAATCGATGAAGAGCTTGAAATTTCGGCGAACATTCAGCGGCGGATCATTCAGCAGAATATACCGGATAAATGGGCGAAGAGAACGAGCGTGTATTATGCCTTTGCCAAAAAGATCGGCGGAGACCTCTTCGATATAATTCCGATCAATGACCTGACAACCGCCTTTGTTATCGCGGACGGCAGCGGGCACAACGTGCACGCGGCTTTTCTCTCCATTATGTTCAAGCTGTCGTTGCGCCACCAGGTGTTTTCATCGAAGGGGCCGGCGGAACTCATCGAAGGCATCAACACAGAACTGCAGCCCTATTTTCTCGAGAATATGTTCTTTACCTCCTTTGCCGCCTGGGTCGACGAACAATCGAACAGACTCGTCTACTCGACGGCGGGACATCCCGCGCAGTACCTCCTTTCACCCAAACGGGATAAAATCTTCAGACTCAAGAACGACGGTATTCCCCTCTGCATCAACCTCAATACCGAATATGAAGTTTCGTCAGTTTCCATTGAAAAGGGGGACAAACTCGTCCTCTTTACCGACGGCATCTATGCATGGCTGGATGACTGCGGCGAACGTTTTTGCGAACAGAGTCTTGTCGGGATATTGAGGGAACATATGGCATTGAAACCCGAAGCATTGAAACAAAAAATAATTAAAAACAAGGAATCCGTCGAAGGAGAGATAATCGGCGATTATTCGGATTGCATCGACGATGCCATCCTCATCGTTGCGGAATTATAG
- a CDS encoding tetratricopeptide repeat protein yields MHKLSQYVMGHLYSVFIEIPVFYFPLSQRYFPGRTGNRSRKDPGLPLLAFLSIFLYHVYCIREVDVIKTNAGTILRILIPSFILVFTITSCLSVGKGGSNETIEDVLGETGITVPRGFSDMAVSASDSGLSAGNDIIPLLYLESTFVEASDIKETCSILGGLVKAARTLSGTADDPRAALAQTLRMLDDDFGLRYREEKSINLVSLSLPGHRYDHDTGMFVFLAVAEELSWPLYPVRIPNRFILRWKDGRNAFDFDITTGEVLSDDDIRKRYSGGGKKFPGGMYFKAMGAREIAGVYYNALGLFAFHTFDYQAALGYFDRAASYAPGLAVIYNNRGNTFASLHRYEDAFSDHAEAISLNPFCATCYKNRGELNLLLERYDKAVRDFTAAIGLEPDNAEFPYLRGAVFFAMNEYERAEEDFTGVLLLDGNHVMALIYRGMTFFQRNQTGKAVDDFRRAYAIEPKSIMYVPDTLKGSVRKGK; encoded by the coding sequence TTGCACAAACTGAGTCAATATGTTATGGGACACCTTTATTCCGTTTTTATCGAGATTCCGGTTTTTTATTTCCCACTGTCGCAGCGGTATTTCCCCGGCCGTACCGGAAACCGTTCAAGGAAGGATCCCGGTTTGCCGTTGCTTGCATTCTTGAGTATTTTTCTGTACCATGTGTATTGCATACGGGAGGTCGATGTGATAAAGACAAACGCCGGGACGATCCTTCGGATACTCATACCGTCATTCATCCTTGTATTCACGATTACCTCATGCCTTTCGGTCGGGAAAGGGGGATCGAACGAAACAATCGAGGACGTACTCGGGGAAACGGGTATCACGGTTCCCCGCGGTTTTTCCGATATGGCCGTATCGGCCTCGGACAGCGGACTTTCGGCCGGAAACGATATCATCCCCCTTCTCTACCTCGAATCGACGTTCGTGGAAGCATCGGATATAAAGGAAACCTGTTCGATTTTAGGCGGACTCGTCAAGGCCGCCCGAACGTTGTCCGGGACCGCGGACGACCCCCGGGCGGCCCTTGCGCAGACGCTTCGAATGCTCGATGACGACTTCGGGCTGCGATACAGGGAGGAGAAATCGATAAACCTCGTCTCGCTTTCGCTTCCCGGCCACCGGTACGACCACGATACGGGAATGTTTGTTTTTCTCGCCGTCGCCGAAGAACTCTCGTGGCCCCTTTATCCGGTGCGGATACCCAACCGCTTTATTCTCCGCTGGAAGGACGGGCGGAATGCATTCGACTTCGATATTACCACCGGGGAAGTGCTTTCGGATGACGATATCAGAAAGCGCTACAGCGGGGGCGGGAAGAAGTTTCCGGGCGGGATGTATTTTAAAGCGATGGGGGCACGGGAGATTGCCGGTGTGTATTATAATGCGCTCGGGCTTTTTGCCTTCCACACATTCGATTATCAGGCCGCGTTGGGCTATTTCGACAGGGCCGCATCGTATGCGCCGGGGCTGGCCGTCATCTATAACAACAGGGGAAATACCTTTGCCTCGCTGCACCGCTATGAAGATGCTTTCAGCGATCACGCCGAGGCGATTTCCCTGAATCCCTTTTGCGCGACATGTTATAAAAACAGGGGCGAGTTGAACCTCCTGCTCGAACGATATGATAAAGCGGTTCGGGATTTTACGGCCGCAATCGGTCTCGAACCGGATAATGCGGAGTTCCCGTATCTTCGCGGCGCGGTTTTTTTTGCGATGAATGAATACGAAAGGGCCGAAGAGGATTTTACCGGAGTGCTTCTGCTCGACGGGAATCACGTGATGGCGCTCATCTATCGGGGGATGACCTTTTTCCAGCGGAATCAGACGGGGAAGGCGGTCGATGATTTCAGGCGGGCGTATGCGATCGAACCGAAAAGCATCATGTACGTGCCCGATACCCTGAAAGGAAGCGTAAGGAAGGGAAAGTAA
- a CDS encoding histidine phosphatase family protein, with the protein MKQVILVRHALAVEREEGLPDFVRSLQKKGRRQAEKMSKKLRKREIPVPDLFISSPANRALETAQVYAKEFGYPVKKIMLKDELYNDISSQSFLDMIKSLDNKTGSVIVFGHDPSITGFAHVLAKGFTEKLPKCATLVVTFNINEWKKCANGTGKVSFFEYPKRLARYYRARTKEVAEKLEERIADLLKSYDTDVAIKKTPSIRMWAYEIARGFIKSVRKAGAKKNKSAQHEKPGPKEETRIDIAASENPVQRKD; encoded by the coding sequence ATGAAACAGGTAATCCTTGTGCGGCACGCCCTGGCGGTGGAAAGGGAAGAAGGGCTTCCGGATTTCGTCCGGTCGCTTCAAAAAAAGGGGAGGCGGCAGGCGGAAAAAATGAGTAAAAAACTGAGAAAGCGGGAAATTCCGGTGCCCGATCTCTTTATATCGAGTCCCGCGAACCGGGCCCTGGAGACCGCGCAGGTGTACGCGAAGGAATTCGGGTATCCGGTCAAAAAGATCATGCTCAAAGATGAACTTTACAACGACATTTCCTCACAGTCGTTTCTCGATATGATCAAAAGCCTCGATAACAAGACCGGTTCGGTGATCGTCTTTGGTCACGATCCTTCCATTACCGGGTTCGCGCACGTTCTCGCAAAGGGCTTCACGGAAAAACTGCCCAAATGCGCCACGCTGGTCGTCACGTTCAATATAAATGAGTGGAAAAAATGTGCGAACGGAACCGGTAAGGTGTCGTTTTTCGAATATCCGAAACGTCTCGCGAGATATTACCGCGCCCGGACAAAGGAAGTCGCGGAAAAACTCGAGGAACGGATCGCGGACCTGCTGAAATCCTATGACACGGATGTTGCAATAAAGAAAACGCCCTCTATCAGGATGTGGGCCTACGAGATCGCCCGCGGCTTTATCAAATCCGTAAGAAAAGCCGGGGCTAAGAAAAACAAATCCGCGCAGCATGAGAAGCCCGGACCAAAAGAAGAGACGAGAATCGATATCGCCGCATCGGAAAACCCGGTTCAGAGAAAGGATTAG